A genomic region of Streptosporangium lutulentum contains the following coding sequences:
- a CDS encoding DUF3159 domain-containing protein, with protein MTTSHEAAVHDTVEAVIRGQLVKAFGGVRGTIEAAVPTITFTGMWIGTSDLKMSLIVSIAAAVVLLAVRLVQRSTPQFVINSLIGIGIGAFFASRTGAAEDVFLPGIIYNAAYSVAMLLSIVVRWPVVGFLIGSVTGDPTAWRRDPAVVKLCVKLTWLLMIPCVIRVAVQLPVYLIGRDEAVAELGILKIAMGWPLQVAALAAMVWLLTRNKTPVQAATS; from the coding sequence ATGACCACCTCCCATGAGGCCGCCGTGCACGACACGGTAGAGGCCGTGATTCGCGGTCAGCTCGTCAAGGCCTTCGGCGGAGTGCGAGGCACCATCGAGGCGGCCGTGCCCACCATCACCTTCACCGGGATGTGGATCGGCACCTCGGACCTGAAGATGTCCCTGATCGTCAGCATCGCGGCCGCGGTGGTGCTGCTGGCGGTACGGCTGGTGCAGCGTTCGACGCCGCAGTTTGTGATCAACAGCTTGATCGGCATCGGCATCGGAGCGTTCTTCGCCTCCCGCACCGGTGCCGCGGAAGACGTCTTCCTGCCGGGCATCATCTACAACGCGGCCTACTCCGTGGCCATGCTGCTCTCGATCGTCGTCCGGTGGCCGGTGGTGGGCTTCCTGATCGGATCCGTCACCGGTGACCCGACGGCCTGGCGCAGAGACCCGGCCGTCGTGAAACTGTGCGTCAAGCTCACCTGGCTGCTCATGATCCCGTGCGTGATCCGGGTGGCCGTGCAGCTCCCGGTCTACCTGATCGGCAGGGACGAGGCGGTCGCGGAGCTGGGCATCCTCAAGATCGCGATGGGCTGGCCGCTCCAGGTCGCGGCCCTCGCCGCCATGGTGTGGCTGCTGACCAGGAACAAGACCCCGGTCCAGGCCGCCACCTCCTGA